The Ziziphus jujuba cultivar Dongzao chromosome 7, ASM3175591v1 genome includes a region encoding these proteins:
- the LOC107434200 gene encoding protein FAR1-RELATED SEQUENCE 11 isoform X1 — protein MSEEGGAVLVVYDDPSGQRSLSLDDTSSTEESPDETRLSLETNSNNNNNNNSDVIPYIGQRFSTHDSAYEFYSEFAKRCGFSIRRHRTEGKDGVGKGLTRRYFVCHRAGNTPIKTSIESKPQRNRKSSRCGCQAYLRISKTTELGGPEWRVTGFANHHNHELLEPNQVRFLPAYRTISDSDKNRILMFAKTGISVQQMMRLMELEKCVEPGYLPFTEKDVRNLLQSFRKLDPEEESIDLLRMCRNNKDKDPNFKFEYTLDSNNRLENIAWSYASSIQSYEIFGDAVVFDTTHRLTAFDMPLGIWVGMNNYGMPCFFGCVLLREENLRSFSWALKAFLGFMNGKAPQTILTDQNMCLKEAITMDMPTTKHALCIWMIVAKFPSWFNAVLGERYNEWKGEFYRLYNLESIEDFELGWRDMVNSFGLHTNRHIVNLYGLRSLWALPFLRSHFFAGMTAIGQSKSINAFIQRFLSAQTRLAHFVEQLFYQPNETEKIVTWKSDFSIFLALKVAVAVDFKDQAGEQQTMQQNLQNICLKTGAPMESHAASILTPFAFSKLQEQLVLAAHYASFQMEDGFLVRHHTKAEGGRKVYWVLREGIISCSCHQFEFSGILCRHALRVLSTGNCFQIPDRYLPIRWRRISTPAKLLQCAPSDHAERIQLLQSMVSTLVTESAKSKERLDMATEQVSIILSRVREQPVSLQSTREISSFHRNL, from the exons ATGTCTGAAGAGGGTGGAGCAGTGCTAGTGGTATATGATGATCCATCTGGTCAAAGATCATTGTCTTTGGATGATACAAGCAGCACAGAGGAATCCCCTGATGAAACTAGGCTTTCCTTAGAAACCAAtagcaacaacaataataataataatagtgatgTGATTCCCTATATTGGGCAAAGATTTTCTACTCATGATTCTGCTTATGAATTCTATAGTGAATTTGCTAAAAGATGTGGTTTTTCTATTCGGAGGCACCGAACTGAAGGAAAAGATGGAGTTGGGAAAGGACTTACTAGAAGATACTTTGTCTGCCACCGTGCCGGAAACACCCCTATCAAAACTTCCATCGAAAGCAAACCCCAAAGAAATAGGAAGTCCTCCAGATGTGGTTGTCAAGCCTATTTGAGAATAAGCAAGACAACTGAACTAGGAGGACCCGAATGGCGTGTGACAGGTTTTGCAAACCATCATAATCATGAATTATTGGAGCCAAACCAAGTTCGATTTCTTCCAGCATATCGTACTATATCAGACTCGGATAAGAACCGAATCCTTATGTTTGCCAAAACAGGAATTTCAGTGCAGCAAATGATGAGGCTTATGGAGCTTGAGAAGTGTGTGGAGCCTGGATATTTGCCCTTCACTGAAAAGGATGTGAGGAATTTGTTGCAGTCATTCAGGAAATTAGACCCAGAAGAGGAGAGCATAGACTTGTTAAGAATGTGCAGAAATAATAAGGACAAAGACCCGAATTTCAAATTTGAGTATACACTTGATTCAAACAACCGACTAGAGAACATTGCCTGGTCATATGCATCTTCTATCCAGTCGTATGAGATCTTTGGTGATGCGGTGGTGTTTGATACGACTCATCGCTTGACTGCATTTGATATGCCACTTGGGATATGGGTTGGAATGAATAATTATGGTATGCCTTGCTTCTTTGGTTGCGTGCTTCTACGAGAAGAAAATCTGAGGTCTTTTTCATGGGCATTGAAG GCATTCTTAGGCTTCATGAATGGCAAGGCACCTCAAACAATATTGACTGACCAAAATATGTGTCTTAAAGAAGCAATTACCATGGATATGCCGACTACTAAACATGCACTTTGCATATGGATGATTGTGGCAAAATTTCCATCTTGGTTCAATGCTGTTTTGGGGGAACGTTACAATGAGTGGAAGGGCGAGTTTTATCGGCTCTATAATCTGGAATCAATAGAGGATTTTGAACTGGGGTGGAGGGATATGGTTAATTCCTTTGGGCTCCACACTAACAGGCACATAGTCAACCTGTATGGCTTACGATCTCTTTGGGCATTACCATTCTTGAGAAGCCATTTTTTTGCTGGAATGACTGCAATTGGCCAGTCAAAGTCAATAAATGCTTTCATCCAAAGATTCTTGAGTGCACAGACAAGGCTTGCACATTTTGTAGAGCAA TTGTTCTATCAACCTAATGAGACTGAGAAGATTGTTACTTGGAAATCAGATTTTTCTATCTTCTTGGCATTGAAG GTAGCTGTTGCTGTTGATTTTAAAGATCAAGCTGGGGAACAACAAACAATGCAACAAAATCTCCAAAATATATGCCTGAAAACGGGGGCTCCTATGGAGTCTCATGCTGCCTCAATTCTTACTCCTTTTGCCTTCTCTAAGCTCCAAGAACAACTTGTTTTGGCTGCTCACTATGCATCTTTTCAGATGGAAGATGGTTTTCTTGTTAGACATCATACAAAAGCTGAGGGAGGTCGAAAAGTGTATTGGGTTCTTCGGGAAGGCATCATAAGTTGCAGCTGCCATCAATTTGAGTTCTCTGGGATACTTTGTCGACATGCCCTTCGAGTTCTCTCAACAGGAAATTGCTTTCAAATTCCTGATAGGTATCTTCCCATCCGCTGGAGACGAATCAGCACACCTGCAAAACTCCTTCAGTGTGCTCCAAGTGACCATGCTGAAAGAATTCAGCTATTGCAGAGTATGGTATCCACTCTTGTTACCGAGTCTGCCAAGTCCAAGGAGAGGCTAGATATGGCAACTGAACAAGTCTCCATTATCTTATCCCGTGTAAGGGAGCAGCCAGTTTCATTACAAAGTACAAGAGAGATTTCTTCCTTTCATAGAAATCTTTGA
- the LOC107434200 gene encoding protein FAR1-RELATED SEQUENCE 11 isoform X2 — protein sequence MSEEGGAVLVVYDDPSGQRSLSLDDTSSTEESPDETRLSLETNSNNNNNNNSDVIPYIGQRFSTHDSAYEFYSEFAKRCGFSIRRHRTEGKDGVGKGLTRRYFVCHRAGNTPIKTSIESKPQRNRKSSRCGCQAYLRISKTTELGGPEWRVTGFANHHNHELLEPNQVRFLPAYRTISDSDKNRILMFAKTGISVQQMMRLMELEKCVEPGYLPFTEKDVRNLLQSFRKLDPEEESIDLLRMCRNNKDKDPNFKFEYTLDSNNRLENIAWSYASSIQSYEIFGDAVVFDTTHRLTAFDMPLGIWVGMNNYGMPCFFGCVLLREENLRSFSWALKAFLGFMNGKAPQTILTDQNMCLKEAITMDMPTTKHALCIWMIVAKFPSWFNAVLGERYNEWKGEFYRLYNLESIEDFELGWRDMVNSFGLHTNRHIVNLYGLRSLWALPFLRSHFFAGMTAIGQSKSINAFIQRFLSAQTRLAHFVEQVAVAVDFKDQAGEQQTMQQNLQNICLKTGAPMESHAASILTPFAFSKLQEQLVLAAHYASFQMEDGFLVRHHTKAEGGRKVYWVLREGIISCSCHQFEFSGILCRHALRVLSTGNCFQIPDRYLPIRWRRISTPAKLLQCAPSDHAERIQLLQSMVSTLVTESAKSKERLDMATEQVSIILSRVREQPVSLQSTREISSFHRNL from the exons ATGTCTGAAGAGGGTGGAGCAGTGCTAGTGGTATATGATGATCCATCTGGTCAAAGATCATTGTCTTTGGATGATACAAGCAGCACAGAGGAATCCCCTGATGAAACTAGGCTTTCCTTAGAAACCAAtagcaacaacaataataataataatagtgatgTGATTCCCTATATTGGGCAAAGATTTTCTACTCATGATTCTGCTTATGAATTCTATAGTGAATTTGCTAAAAGATGTGGTTTTTCTATTCGGAGGCACCGAACTGAAGGAAAAGATGGAGTTGGGAAAGGACTTACTAGAAGATACTTTGTCTGCCACCGTGCCGGAAACACCCCTATCAAAACTTCCATCGAAAGCAAACCCCAAAGAAATAGGAAGTCCTCCAGATGTGGTTGTCAAGCCTATTTGAGAATAAGCAAGACAACTGAACTAGGAGGACCCGAATGGCGTGTGACAGGTTTTGCAAACCATCATAATCATGAATTATTGGAGCCAAACCAAGTTCGATTTCTTCCAGCATATCGTACTATATCAGACTCGGATAAGAACCGAATCCTTATGTTTGCCAAAACAGGAATTTCAGTGCAGCAAATGATGAGGCTTATGGAGCTTGAGAAGTGTGTGGAGCCTGGATATTTGCCCTTCACTGAAAAGGATGTGAGGAATTTGTTGCAGTCATTCAGGAAATTAGACCCAGAAGAGGAGAGCATAGACTTGTTAAGAATGTGCAGAAATAATAAGGACAAAGACCCGAATTTCAAATTTGAGTATACACTTGATTCAAACAACCGACTAGAGAACATTGCCTGGTCATATGCATCTTCTATCCAGTCGTATGAGATCTTTGGTGATGCGGTGGTGTTTGATACGACTCATCGCTTGACTGCATTTGATATGCCACTTGGGATATGGGTTGGAATGAATAATTATGGTATGCCTTGCTTCTTTGGTTGCGTGCTTCTACGAGAAGAAAATCTGAGGTCTTTTTCATGGGCATTGAAG GCATTCTTAGGCTTCATGAATGGCAAGGCACCTCAAACAATATTGACTGACCAAAATATGTGTCTTAAAGAAGCAATTACCATGGATATGCCGACTACTAAACATGCACTTTGCATATGGATGATTGTGGCAAAATTTCCATCTTGGTTCAATGCTGTTTTGGGGGAACGTTACAATGAGTGGAAGGGCGAGTTTTATCGGCTCTATAATCTGGAATCAATAGAGGATTTTGAACTGGGGTGGAGGGATATGGTTAATTCCTTTGGGCTCCACACTAACAGGCACATAGTCAACCTGTATGGCTTACGATCTCTTTGGGCATTACCATTCTTGAGAAGCCATTTTTTTGCTGGAATGACTGCAATTGGCCAGTCAAAGTCAATAAATGCTTTCATCCAAAGATTCTTGAGTGCACAGACAAGGCTTGCACATTTTGTAGAGCAA GTAGCTGTTGCTGTTGATTTTAAAGATCAAGCTGGGGAACAACAAACAATGCAACAAAATCTCCAAAATATATGCCTGAAAACGGGGGCTCCTATGGAGTCTCATGCTGCCTCAATTCTTACTCCTTTTGCCTTCTCTAAGCTCCAAGAACAACTTGTTTTGGCTGCTCACTATGCATCTTTTCAGATGGAAGATGGTTTTCTTGTTAGACATCATACAAAAGCTGAGGGAGGTCGAAAAGTGTATTGGGTTCTTCGGGAAGGCATCATAAGTTGCAGCTGCCATCAATTTGAGTTCTCTGGGATACTTTGTCGACATGCCCTTCGAGTTCTCTCAACAGGAAATTGCTTTCAAATTCCTGATAGGTATCTTCCCATCCGCTGGAGACGAATCAGCACACCTGCAAAACTCCTTCAGTGTGCTCCAAGTGACCATGCTGAAAGAATTCAGCTATTGCAGAGTATGGTATCCACTCTTGTTACCGAGTCTGCCAAGTCCAAGGAGAGGCTAGATATGGCAACTGAACAAGTCTCCATTATCTTATCCCGTGTAAGGGAGCAGCCAGTTTCATTACAAAGTACAAGAGAGATTTCTTCCTTTCATAGAAATCTTTGA